Genomic window (Achromobacter sp. B7):
CTTATCAAGCTGAGCAAGATCACAAGAAATGATAATTTCCCCATCAGCACGAGCAAGGCCGGCATCAAGAAGAAGGCGTGCGGTTCCGACGAGATCCAGTGAAGCGGCCATATGCGTTGGTTTATCAACAGCTGCTTTCAACCACGTATTGACGTCATCACATCGCCTAACTCGTGCGCTGTAGGCGAGTAAGAAAACGGCATGGCACCGCCCTCGACTAGGTAAATCGCGCATTATTGGAGACAAAATGAGCGGCAACTGCAGAAACATCATCTTCGAACGCTGGGGTGCCGTCATCACCCTCGTCGGATGCGGGTAGTGCAATCCGTACCAATCCTGGATCATCCATGAGATGCGCCAACGCCCCGACCTTTTCAATTAAACGGCCGTTGACCGAATCATCGATCGACCCTGTACTAATCAAAAGCGTAAAGCATGTGACGACATCATCCGCCAAGCCCAAACGGTGAATGCGATCCTGGCTCTGTAAAAAATGGCCTGCATTGAATGTCCGGTCAAGATATACGGCGTGGTGGCACCAATGGTGCAGGCTGACTCCTTCGCCGCAAGCTGCTGGGTTCGCGAGGAGTACGACACAAGCAGAGTCATGTCGGAACCGATTGAACTCTCGCTCGCGCGTGACAACACCTGCAGGAGCCATTTCGTCTGATAGCACGCCGCCATGGACCATAGCCGGCTGAAATCGGGCGAGGCGTCGCGCCAGCGCCTTAATGTTACGAACGAAGCTAGACCATACGAGAACCTTCTGACCTCGAGCCGCAGCCTCTTCCACGATCGCTTCTACCCGCTGATATTTCCATGGCTGCTCAAAGCTGCTATAGCGAGCTAGCAACTCGGTCAGAGGCTCGTTCCCATGCAGTTCCAAAGGAGGATGAGCAAAAGCCGGATCATCTGCATCATCCGATCCTGCGGTAAGCAGCATCGGGTTTGTGGCTGCCTCCAAAAGATACATTACGATACGGCCAAGACGTTGCATCTCGTGCCGCCCTCGATCGGGGAGCGAGAAGGATGAGCGATACTGCCCGATTAGAGCGTCATAGATCGCAGATTGGATAGGCGGCATTTGCTCGCGCACAACCTTAAATTTCGTTGGAGGCAAAGCGAGCTCAGTTTTGGGGGTCCTGACAAAATAGCGGCGAACCGCCTCATTGGTATCCGCCAATACCTGACTGTCCCGACCCAAACGCTCGAAATACGCAGCATCCGGGAGGATTTGTCGATCCTGACCAGGATAAAGAAAGCTGATCAGAGCCACAAGGTCATAGGCCCCCTGGGGAGCAGGCGTACCAGTAAGAACGTCGCGCCGGCGAGCCGCATACGCCAGATCTAGCACCGCTCGCCCATGAGCTCCTGCCGCTCCACGCTTCACTCGATGGGCTTCGTCAAGGATCAACTGCGTCGCTTCGGCCGCAACGAATGCACGGACAGTGTCGTAGTCGTTCGCAGTCCGGTTGTAGTTCGAGAGCAGTACTTCAGTATTCTGCGGGATGATAGTCCCTGAACCAGTGTGGATCACTAATAGTGGGGGCTTTTCGAAGCAAGCAACCAACTCCTCCTTCCACGCCCCGAATGCAGCGATCGGCCCGATAACCGTCAACCGACGCACAATCCCGCGAACGCGAAGAATTGAGTAAGCAGCGAGAGCAACTGTGGTCTTCCCAGCACCGGGAACCGAAAAATCAGCTCCGTGCGGAAGCATAAGCAAGCGATACAGGTTGCGGAGCTGGAACAGACGGAGCGTACGGGTGAAACCCGAAACACTGAGCTCAGTGGCTAGCGCCTCTAATATGGATTTGTCCGGCTCGTTGACATCAGCGATAGCTTCACGGGCACGACGATCAACCGCCATCGCACGAAGTTGATCCGACAGGGTCGGGCCAATCTCAACCTGCTCCCCAAACACGGCGCGTAACTCGCGTAAGACGGCGAGTTCCGCCAGGAATACATCGGCATGTACCACTGTCCGTGTTGGCGACCCGGATTCGATGCCACGAGCAAGAGCCTCTTGCAATCGGGCCCATGCCCCTAGACTCGCATCATCTGTACGTTCGACGAGAACCGTAGGACGCCCTTGGCGGTATAGCTCAGCGACGATCATCAGATACTCTCGATGTGGACGATCGCCACCTTCACCTCTTCTATCATCTTCCTAAAGACGCCTTCATCCCAACCACTCTGTGCTCGAGCCTTCGCCAAAACAGTCGCAGCCCGCACG
Coding sequences:
- a CDS encoding DEAD/DEAH box helicase, which codes for MIVAELYRQGRPTVLVERTDDASLGAWARLQEALARGIESGSPTRTVVHADVFLAELAVLRELRAVFGEQVEIGPTLSDQLRAMAVDRRAREAIADVNEPDKSILEALATELSVSGFTRTLRLFQLRNLYRLLMLPHGADFSVPGAGKTTVALAAYSILRVRGIVRRLTVIGPIAAFGAWKEELVACFEKPPLLVIHTGSGTIIPQNTEVLLSNYNRTANDYDTVRAFVAAEATQLILDEAHRVKRGAAGAHGRAVLDLAYAARRRDVLTGTPAPQGAYDLVALISFLYPGQDRQILPDAAYFERLGRDSQVLADTNEAVRRYFVRTPKTELALPPTKFKVVREQMPPIQSAIYDALIGQYRSSFSLPDRGRHEMQRLGRIVMYLLEAATNPMLLTAGSDDADDPAFAHPPLELHGNEPLTELLARYSSFEQPWKYQRVEAIVEEAAARGQKVLVWSSFVRNIKALARRLARFQPAMVHGGVLSDEMAPAGVVTREREFNRFRHDSACVVLLANPAACGEGVSLHHWCHHAVYLDRTFNAGHFLQSQDRIHRLGLADDVVTCFTLLISTGSIDDSVNGRLIEKVGALAHLMDDPGLVRIALPASDEGDDGTPAFEDDVSAVAAHFVSNNARFT